The following proteins are encoded in a genomic region of Oryza brachyantha chromosome 11, ObraRS2, whole genome shotgun sequence:
- the LOC102713947 gene encoding DNA-directed RNA polymerase subunit 10-like protein — translation MIIPVRCFTCGKVIGNKWDLYLDLLQADYTEGDALDALGLVRYCCRRMLMTHVDLIEKLLNYNTLEKTDANAGN, via the exons atgATCATTCCGGTGCGCTGCTTCACCTGCGGCAAG GTCATCGGCAACAAGTGGGACCTCTACCTCGACCTCCTTCAGGCCGACTACACCGAGGG GGATGCTCTGGATGCATTGGGCTTAGTCCGTTACTGCTGTAGGAGAATGCTGATGACCCATGTTGACCTCATTGAGAAGCTGCTCAACTACAACA CTCTGGAGAAGACTGATGCCAATGCTGGCAATTAG
- the LOC107305215 gene encoding heat shock cognate 70 kDa protein-like yields MEAASSSKCGGPAVGIDLGTTYSCVAVWRHDRGEVIANDQGSRLTPSCVAFAGAERFVGDAAVNQAALNPCNTIFEMKRLIGRRFSDESVQEDMKLWPFKVIQGLEDRPTIVVRHDGVERQFVPEEISAMVLAKMRETAEVYLGKKVKNAVVTVPVYFSNSQRQATIDAGAIAGLNVMRIINEPTAAALAYGLEKVPVTNRGRTVLVFDLGGGTFDVSLLDANMGRFVVKATAGDTHLGGADFDNELVKHSLREFIRKHGLSDIKSNQKALRRLRTACERAKRMLSSMAETTIEVDSLHQGIDFRVTITRSRFEELNKHLFARCMGATESCLRDAGVDKNSVHDVVLVGGSTRIPKVRGMLGEFFGGKELCRSINPDEAVAYGAAIHASVLSGGSDDDRRRVDMILREFTPLSLGVEIRRDPSPTMSVVIPKNTAIPTKKVKNYCTRYDNQTGVLFAVYEGESASTKDNHLLGQFELSGIRPAPRGAARLEATFEIDANGVLNVSAENTDTGGKNSITITNHSGRLNKVEIERMALEAQNHRRKMKLIK; encoded by the exons ATGGAGGCGGCGTCCAGCTCCAAGTGCGGCGGTCCGGCCGTCGGCATCGACCTCGGGACGACCTACTCGTGCGTGGCGGTGTGGCGGCACGACCGCGGCGAGGTCATCGCCAACGACCAGGGCAGCCGCCTCACGCCGTCTTGcgtcgccttcgccggcgccgagcggTTCGTCGGCGATGCGGCCGTCAACCAGGCCGCGCTCAACCCTTGCAACACCATCTTCG AAATGAAGCGATTGATTGGCCGCCGATTCAGCGATGAGTCTGTACAAGAAGACATGAAGCTGTGGCCTTTCAAAGTCATCCAAGGCCTCGAGGACAGGCCGACGATTGTGGTGCGGCATGACGGCGTCGAGAGGCAGTTCGTGCCGGAGGAGATCTCCGCCATGGTGCTCGCCAAGATGCGGGAGACAGCGGAGGTGTACCTCGGTAAGAAGGTCAAGaacgccgtcgtcaccgtcccCGTCTACTTCAGCAACTCCCAGCGCCAGGCCACCAtcgacgccggcgccatcgccggcctGAACGTCATGCGCATCATCAACGAGCCCACCGCCGCGGCCCTCGCCTACGGCCTCGAGAAGGTGCCCGTCACCAACAGAGGCAGGACGGTGCTCGTCTTCGATCTTGGCGGCGGCACCTTCGACGTCTCCCTCCTCGACGCCAACATGGGCCGCTTCGTGGTGAaggccaccgccggcgacacccacctcggcggcgcggattTCGACAACGAGCTGGTGAAACACTCCCTGCGGGAGTTCATACGGAAGCACGGCTTGTCGGACATCAAGAGCAACCAGAAGGCGCTCCGGCGGCTGAGGACCGCGTGCGAGAGAGCGAAGAGGATGCTGTCTTCCATGGCGGAGACCACCATTGAGGTGGACTCGCTCCATCAGGGCATCGACTTCCGCGTCACCATCACCCGGTCCCGGTTCGAGGAGCTGAACAAGCACCTCTTCGCGAGGTGCATGGGGGCCACGGAGAGCTGCCTCCGCGACGCCGGGGTGGACAAGAACAGCGTGCAcgacgtcgtcctcgtcggcggctCCACCCGCATCCCCAAGGTGCGGGGCATGCTCGGCGAGTTCTTCGGCGGGAAGGAGCTCTGCCGGAGCATCAACCCCGACGAGGCCGTCGCGTATGGCGCTGCCATCCATGCCTCCGTTTTGAGCGGCGGGAGCGACGACGACAGGAGGCGGGTGGATATGATTCTGCGCGAATTCACGCCGCTCTCGCTGGGAGTGGAGATCAGACGTGATCCTAGTCCTACAATGAGCGTGGTGATCCCGAAGAACACTGCCATCCCGACCAAGAAGGTGAAAAATTACTGTACCCGCTACGACAACCAGACCGGGGTGCTGTTTGCGGTGTACGAGGGCGAGAGCGCGAGCACCAAGGACAACCACCTGCTCGGCCAGTTCGAGCTGTCCGGCATCCGCCCAGCGCCCAGGGGAGCTGCCCGTCTCGAAGCCACCTTCGAGATTGATGCCAACGGCGTGCTGAATGTCTCAGCGGAGAACACGGACACCGGGGGGAAGAACAGCATCACCATCACCAACCACAGCGGCCGCCTCAACAAGGTGGAAATCGAGCGCATGGCTCTGGAGGCCCAGAATCACAGGCGCAAGATGAAGTTAATCAAGTAA
- the LOC102703815 gene encoding probable receptor-like serine/threonine-protein kinase At5g57670, with protein sequence GRTVVVGIRREAASHELLTWALVKVADAGDRVVALHVAPAAGGGGGAAVGLEERSDAEADSLVSVLAVYDGFCNLKQINLELKVCGGSSIRKTLVKEAASYGAAHLILGVAKNTLSFRSSISVAKYCAKRVPVGCSVLAVNNGKIVFHKDAVQQEPYHSTSTVNETPRRSYRKLLTSMIGEKLRNDYEQDNRLISRAVTMPTSSPVPTKEVSLALVPVKVHRRESPEVATGWPFLRKKFLPDRKPALHDRSKISVVQWAMRLPSRYSSASPVRSEYRNTRPGTTTCASRILRDRVVVPSRSNSGKSSVVIEELDKEVPEELISLREKFPSVYSSFSYSELAKITSDFSPECIIGQGGTSRVYKGCLANGKEMAVKILKYSDEVLKEFVSEVEIISSLSHKNIISLTGFCFKDADLLLVYEYLQRGSLEEILHGEKGYGNLFGWTERFNVALGVAHALDYLHGNGNNCPVIHRDVKSSNILISEDFEPKLSDFGLALWDTDATSQITCNDVAGTFGYLAPEYFMHGKVNDKIDVYAFGVILLELISGKKPLCTGCPKGQESLVMWANSIIQGGKLTQLVDPNLPTVDHANKVERMTLAASLCIRPTPQHRPHIADVLKLLNGDSSILKWARSEVGLSYDSDGDEAVVTPPANNRNIQSYINLAFDVDDDSASVSSNDFIAANTSLEEYLRGRWSRSSSFD encoded by the exons gggaggacggtggtggtggggataaggagggaggcggcgagccACGAGCTGCTGACGTGGGCGCTCGTCAAGGTCGCCGATGCCGGCGACCGCGTCGTCGCACTCCAcgtcgcccccgccgccg gaggcggaggaggagcggcggtggggttggaggagaggagcgacgcggaggcggactcACTGGTGTCGGTGCTCGCCGTGTACGACGGCTTCTGCAACCTCAAGCAG ATTAATTTGGAGCTCAAGGTCTGTGGAGGATCATCTATCCGGAAAACTTTGGTGAAAGAAGCGGCTTCTTATGGTGCTGCACATCTGATCCTCGGTGTTGCAAAGAACACCCTATCTTTTAG ATCCTCTATTTCAGTTGCCAAGTACTGCGCAAAAAGAGTTCCAGTGGGTTGCTCGGTTCTTGCAGTGAACAATGGCAAGATTGTTTTCCATAAAGATGCGGTACAACAAGAACCATATCACAGCACTAGCACAG TGAATGAGACACCAAGGAGGAGCTACCGGAAGCTCCTGACATCCATGATTGGGGAGAAACTTCGAAATGATTATGAACAAGATAACAGGTTGATTTCTCGGGCTGTCACCATGCCAACAAGCTCTCCTGTACCAACAAAAGAAGTTTCATTGGCACTAGTCCCAGTGAAGGTTCACCGGCGTGAATCGCCAGAGGTGGCAACCGGCTGGCCATTCCTTAGGAAAAAGTTCCTGCCTGACCGAAAACCTGCCTTGCATGACAGATCAAAAATATCTGTGGTGCAGTGGGCAATGCGGCTCCCTAGTAGGTATTCATCAGCCTCACCAGTCCGTTCAGAGTACAGAAACACAAGACCAGGTACCACCACCTGTGCCAGTCGTATTTTGCGGGACAGGGTGGTTGTCCCTTCGAGAAGCAATTCAGGAAAGTCTTCTGTGGTAATTGAGGAATTGGATAAGGAAGTTCCAGAGGAGTTGATCTCACTGAGAGAAAAATTCCCTTCCGTTTATTCTTCATTCAGTTACAGTGAGCTTGCAAAGATCACTTCTGATTTCTCACCTG AATGTATAATTGGACAAGGTGGCACTAGCCGAGTTTACAAAGGTTGCCTGGCAAATGGCAAGGAGATGGCAGTAAAGATACTGAAGTACTCGGATGAAGTGCTGAAGGAGTTCGTCTCAGAGGTTGAGATTATCAGCTCTCTCAGCCACAAGAACATTATATCCCTTACAGGTTTCTGCTTCAAGGACGCTGACCTTCTGTTGGTCTATGAGTACTTGCAAAGGGGCAGCCTAGAAGAGATACTGCATG GTGAGAAAGGATATGGCAACTTATTCGGATGGACTGAGAGGTTCAATGTAGCCCTTGGAGTTGCTCATGCACTAGATTATCTCCATGGTAATGGCAACAATTGTCCAGTGATACATAGGGATGTCAAGTCATCAAACATCCTCATATCAGAGGATTTTGAGCCAAAG TTATCAGATTTTGGCCTTGCGCTCTGGGACACTGATGCGACATCCCAGATCACATGCAACGATGTTGCTGGAACTTTCGG ATACTTGGCTCCAGAATATTTCATGCATGGCAAGGTGAATGACAAAATTGATGTGTACGCTTTTGGTGTCATTCTTCTTGAGCTCATTTCAGGCAAGAAACCTCTTTGCACTGGTTGTCCGAAAGGTCAAGAGAGCTTAGTGATGTGG GCAAATTCCATCATACAAGGAGGAAAACTCACACAACTTGTAGATCCTAACTTGCCCACGGTGGACCATGCCAACAAAGTGGAGAGGATGACCCTTGCGGCCTCCCTCTGCATCAGACCAACACCCCAACACCGTCCTCACATTGCAGAT GTTCTGAAGCTACTTAATGGAGACAGTAGTATTCTGAAATGGGCTAGATCAGAAGTAGGATTGTCGTATGACAGTGATGGTGATGAAGCTGTGGTTACACCGCCAGCGAATAACCGCAACATCCAGTCTTACATCAATCTTGCATTTGATGTCGATGACGATTCTGCCTCTGTCAGCAGCAACGATTTCATCGCCGCAAACACTTCCTTGGAGGAGTATTTACGAGGAAGATGGAGCCGATCATCGAGCTTCGATTGA